Proteins encoded in a region of the Tachyglossus aculeatus isolate mTacAcu1 chromosome 12 unlocalized genomic scaffold, mTacAcu1.pri SUPER_6_unloc_3, whole genome shotgun sequence genome:
- the LOC119921592 gene encoding cornifin alpha-like — MNPREPEPQRPQGSRSRELSNIKAPVEARPESPTTPEAPECRIPGFQISCAPKVTEPEISGPQRPKYPERKILIAQEVPEPKATQSQESKSHRAPDPEIPGSLEFQESQKPMSTRDL, encoded by the exons ATGAACCCTAGAGAGCCAGAGCCTCAGCGGCCCCAAGGCTCCAGATCCCGAGAACTCAGTAACATCAAAGCACCAGTAGAAGCAAGGCCCGAGAGCCCCACTACCCCAGAAGCCCCAGAGTGCAGAATCCCAGGGTTCCAGATCTCCTGTGCCCCAAAAGTGACAGAGCCCGAGATTTCAGGGCCCCAGA GACCCAAGTACCCAGAGCGCAAAATCCTCATAGCCCAAGAAGTTCCAGAGCCCAAAGCTACACAATCCCAGGAGTCTAAAAGCCACAGGGCACCAGATCCCGAGATCCCAGGGTCCCTGGAGTTCCAAGAATCCCAGAAGCCCATGAGCACCAGAGACCTGTAG